Within Chlamydia pneumoniae TW-183, the genomic segment TTGCTTAGGAACTATTCTCCGAGTGTTTAGGAAAAGATTTTCGAATCTTCATGCATTCATGTTATGTTAGACTCTATAACGGAATCAAAGTAGGGATGGGCATTGCACACAGAATTTGCTCCTTTTTTAGAAGACTTAGTACATCAGCAGGTGATATCCCCTTTAGACATCGCTTTTGCTTCTAAGCACATCTCTTCGGACTTTGAAGAGTCTTTTGTTTTTCTCGCGGTCTCCTCAGCGCTTTGGCGTTATGGTCATCCTTTTCTTTCCCTTGAGGAAAATCGCATTAGACCTTCTCTAGGAGGGATCTCAGAAACAGATTTGTATCGGGGATTTCATAACCTTCCTAAGGAAGTTCGAGATAAATTATTTGTCGTTGTTTCAGGACGTTTGTATTTACGGTCTCTGTATACGATACGATCGAAACTCTTAGACAAGCTTTCGTTGCTTTGTTCAGCAACCCCGAATTATTTTCCTCCTTCTATAGATTCTTCGATCCTTTCAGAAGAGCAAAACTTTATTTTTAATAAAATAACTCAAGGATGTTTTTCTATAGTTTCTGGAGGCCCAGGAACAGGAAAAACTTTTTTAGCTGCACAACTCATCCTCTCTTTAGTGAAGCAGCAACCTAAGTTACGTATTGCTATAGTATCTCCTACAGGAAAGGCCACGTCTCATATTCGTCAGATTCTTATGAAATATAATATATTTGACGACATGGTGTTGATGCAGACGGTGCACCACTTTCTTCAGGAGTATGCGTACCGTCGCTATAACTCTATAGATGTCCTTTTAGTAGATGAAGGCTCTATGGTAACTTTTGACTTGTTGTATAGTTTGGTACAAACCCTACAGGGATATGAGAAAGACAAAAAACTTTATACCTCGAGTTTAATTATTCTCGGAGATACCAATCAATTGCCTCCTATTGGCATTGGGGTTGGAAATCCCCTTCAAGATCTCATAGGATATTTCCATGAAAATACGTTTTTCCTGAAGACATCGCATAGGGCAAAGACTGGAGTTGTGGATCAGCTGACTCAATCTGTATTGCGTGGCGAAATGATTTCTTTTTCTCCTCTCCCATCGATATCCTCAGCTATAGAAGTCTTGAAAAATCGTTTTGTAAAGTCGTTACGTCAATCAGAAGCACGTTTGTGTGTATTGACTCCTATGCGCCATGGCCCTTGGGGGGTTCTGAACTTAAACACAATGATACATCAAAGATTGGCGAGAAGCGATCCTGATTTACGTATTCCTATTATGGTGACGAGTCGTTATGAAACTTGGGGACTATTTAATGGAGACACAGGATTACTGTGTTTAAAAACTCAGAAATTGCATTTCCCTCAACATGAACCCATAGATTCTAGGGCTCTATCACAATACGTCTACAATTACGTTATGTCTGTACACAAGAGCCAGGGGAGTGAATACGATGAGGTTATTGTAATTATTCCCAAGGGAAGCGAAGTGTTTGGGGTGTCTATTCTCTATACTGCAATTACCCGAGCTAAATATAGAGTTTCAGTTTGGGGAGATCCCGAGACGTTACATAAGATAATTAAGAAGTCTAATTACTAGATTCTTATCAAAATAAAAAAACCCTCAAAGAATACTCTAAGAGGGTTTTTTTGCTGCGAATGTCGTTAAAAACTATCCTATTTTAGCATAATCTTTAACAAAGTTTATGACACAGCTAATCAATCCAAGAATAGCCATAATTAGAACAGCATGGACTCCAAGAATAGCAGGAAGGAATAGAGAAAGAGTGCCAAGAGCATCACAAACTAAATCAACTACATCTCCAAGCCATGCAATGAAGGCGTTTCTTATAGCTTTGGAACGTGCTGCGAATTCGGCAGAAGGCTTGTTTCTGTTTTCGGGGTCGGAGATTGTTTCAGGCCTGGTGCTTAAAATTCTGTAAAGTGAAATTGAACTCTCAGTTAAAGAGCATCCTGTAGCCACTAAGTTTAGGCAGGAAGTCACCTTACATCCAATTTTGTTTGCATTGGCTCCTAAGGAAACCACGTCCATTTCATGTAAGAATGTAGCTGTTCCAAGAGTCTTTGATGCTAAACGAGCAACTTTTCCTGTGATAGTTAGGGCTGATCGTCGTTGTAGTTTTTGAGTCATACAACCCTCAGCATCTGCTTCGTTGCAACGTCTGAGTTCTCCTGTTTCCTCATCAGTTTCGAAGATCATAGAACCATTAAGTAGTTGGCCCCACAACATAGCTCCTGCCACTGCAGTGTTCACTCCGTCAGCGGCACCCAGAAACCCTTCAGTTTTCTGCAAAGCAGCATGTGCATAATGGGAGCTTCCTAAAGCATGTCTAGAGATTGCTGTGGAATTTTTAATTGCTCCGACGATGTCGCCGGCAAACAAAACGTTATTGTGTAGAGACATTGATTGCTGTCTGAATAAATTGCCTGAAGCTCTGATTGCCGGAGTCCAAGATCTTAAATGCAGAAGTGCTTGTCTACCAAGATGTGCTGTTGCCATAATCTACCTAATTATTAGATTGTTTTAAGGTCACGATGCTCTCGCGTTAACTTTTAAGGTTGCTTTAGATTTAATGCGTGCTGCCTTATTATCTTTGAAGATACCTCGCTTTACAGCCTTATCTACAACACTGTAGACGGATTGTAAGTTGCTAAGAGTGGCTTGAGTGTCGTCGAGTTTTAAAGATGCTTCAAACTTTTTGACTATTGTTTTCACTTTAGATTTGAAGCTGTGATTGATTAACTCTCTTTTTTGAGCAGTTAGAATGCGTTTTTCAGCAGAAGGTCTTCTTTGTATAACGTTTTTTTTATTCGGTTTTTTAGGTGCCATAATATCTCCAGACAAGACAAGAACTTTAAGATTTAAAATAAACTGCTATTAATTGCAGATCAATTGAGAGAGAAAGGAAAGCTTTTTCTTATTTTCGATACACATATTAAGAAAAAAGAGAATTTATGAGAAATAAAAAAAGTTTTATGCCAACATAACAATAAGAATGGTCTTAAAAAAATACTTTTCTAATCAAATAGAACTTATGGCTATGAAGAGCAATTTATTCTTATTTTTGTTGATATAAGGATTTATTTTTTATGTTATTGGTAAGGAAATGGTTGCATACTTGTTTCAAATATTGGATTTACTTTCTTCCGGTGGTAACGCTACTTCTTCCCCTAGTGTGTTACCCTTTTCTGTCGATTAGTCAAAAAATTTATGGATACTTTGTTTTTACTACAATTTCTTCTTTAGGCTGGTTTTTTGCATTGAGACGTAGGGAAAATCAATTAAAAACAGCAGCTGTTCAGCTTCTTCAAACAAAAATTAGAAAATTAACAGAAAATAATGAAGGGTTAAGACAAATTCGAGAATCTCTTAAAGAACATCAGCAAGAGAGTGCTCAACTGCAAATTCAAAGTCAGAAGCTTAAAAATAGCCTATTTCATCTTCAGGGTTTACTTGTGAAAACTAAGGGAGAGGGGCAAAAATTAGAAACTTTGTTACTTCATAGAACAGAAGAGAATCGATGTTTGAAAATGCAAGTAGATTCTTTAATTCAGGAATGCGGAGAAAAAACAGAGGAAGTACAAACTTTAAATCGAGAGTTGGCTGAGACTTTAGCCTACCAGCAAGCTTTAAATGACGAGTATCAAGCGACCTTCTCTGAGCAACGCAATATGCTGGATAAGCGGCAGATCTACATTGGAAAGCTGGAAAACAAGGTTCAGGATTTAATGTATGAGATCCGTAACTTGCTTCAGTTAGAGTCAGACATAGCAGAGAATATTCCTTCTCAAGAATCGAATGCTGTTACGGGAAATATTTCTTTACAATTGTCTAGTGAGTTAAAAAAAATTGCTTTTAAGGCTGAAAACATAGAGGCAGCCTCTTCTTTAACAGCATCACGTTACCTTCATACAGATACGAGTGTGCATAACTACTCTTTAGAGTGTCGCCAGTTATTTGATAGCTTAAGAGAAGAAAATCTCGGGATGCTTTTTGTCTATGCTCGTCAATCCCAACGTGCGGTTTTTGCTAATGCGTTATTTAAAACGTGGACGGGGTATTGTGCAGAAGATTTTTTAAAATTTGGTAGTGACATAGTGATTTCTGGGGGCAAACAGTGGATGGAGGATCTTCATTCCTCTAGAGAAGAATGCTCTGGTAGATTAGTGATTAAAACGAAATCACGAGGTCATCTTCCTTTCCGTTATTGTTTAATGGCTTTGAATAAAGGCCCTCTTTGCTATCATGTTTTGGGGGTTCTTTATCCTCTCCATAAAGAAGTGCTTCAGAGTTGATACTATTTCTTCTTCTATGAGGAAAGTTGTATCAAATTGTTGGTAAGATATTGATTTTCGTCAGCGTATAAGATAAAAATCCCTAGATTTCCTATCTTCCTTTGACTAAACTGTCCTCTAAGGCTAGAAATCCCCTTGTTTTATTCCAAGTAAGAAAGTTGTTCATGAATACACAGAATAGCCAAGCTACAGAAGTTTCATCAGAAGAAGAATCTCAAAAGAAGTTAGAAGAGCTTGTTGCTCTTGCTAAGGAACAGGGTTTCATCACATACGAAGAAATCAATGAAATTCTTCCTATGTCCTTCGACACTCCGGAGCAAATTGACCAAGTGTTGATTTTCTTAACTGGAATGGACATTCAAGTTTTGAATCAAATTGATGTTGAAAGGCAGAAAGAGAAGAAAAAAGAAGCTAAAGAGCTTGAGGGTTTAGCTAGGAGGACTGAAGGGACTCCTGACGATCCTGTTCGGATGTATTTGAAAGAAATGGGTACAGTACCTCTCCTTACTAGGGAAGAAGAGGTAGAAATTTCTAAGAGAATAGAAAAAGCTCAAGTACAGATTGAAAGAATCATTTTACGCTTCCGTTATTCTGCTAAAGAAGCGATTTCTATAGCCCACTATTTGATTAGCGGCAAGGAACGTTTTGATAAGATTATTTCCGAGAAAGAAGTAGAGGATAAGACTCACTTTCTTAAGTTACTTCCCAAGCTAATTACCTTGCTTAAGGAAGAAGATACGTATTTAGAAAACTTATTATTGTCTTTAAAACAGCCTGATTTATCCAAGCAAGAAGCAGCTAAATTAAATGACAGTTTAGAGAAGTGTCGTATTCGGACGCAAGCCTACTTGCGTTGTTTCCATTGTCGTCATAATGTCACTGAAGATTTTGGCGAAGTTGTTTTCAAGGCTTATGATTCTTTCTTACACTTAGAACAGCAAATTAATGATTTGAAAGTTCGTGCAGAAAGAAATAAGTTTGCTGCTGCAAAGTTGGCAGCAGCTAAGCGTAAGTTGTATAAAAGAGAAGTTGCTGCTGGAAGGACTTTAGAAGAGTTCAAGAAAGATGTACGTATGTTACAGCGGTGGATGGATAAGAGCCAAGAAGCCAAAAAAGAAATGGTGGAGTCCAATTTACGTCTAGTGATTTCTATAGCCAAAAAGTATACCAACCGTGGGCTTTCCTTCTTAGATTTAATTCAAGAAGGGAATATGGGCTTGATGAAGGCTGTCGAGAAGTTTGAGTATCGCCGTGGTTATAAGTTCTCGACGTATGCCACCTGGTGGATTCGTCAAGCTGTGACTCGTGCTATTGCGGATCAGGCAAGAACGATCCGTATTCCAGTCCATATGATTGAAACCATCAATAAAGTTCTTCGTGGAGCGAAGAAATTAATGATGGAAACAGGAAAAGAGCCCACTCCTGAAGAGTTAGCAGAAGAGTTAGGATTAACTCCTGACCGTGTTCGGGAAATTTATAAGATTGCTCAGCACCCCATCTCTCTACAAGCCGAGGTTGGAGAGGGTAGTGAAAGTTCCTTTGGGGATTTCTTGGAGGATACTGCCGTAGAGTCTCCCGCAGAGGCTACGGGGTATTCTATGCTTAAAGACAAGATGAAAGAGGTCTTAAAGACGCTTACGGATCGTGAGCGATTTGTTTTGATCCATCGTTTTGGCCTTCTTGATGGCAAACCTAAGACTTTAGAAGAAGTGGGTTCTGCCTTTAATGTTACTCGTGAGCGTATTCGTCAGATTGAAGCCAAAGCTTTAAGGAAGATGCGTCATCCTATTCGATCGAAACAATTGAGAGCATTCTTAGACTTATTAGAGGAAGAAAAAACCGGAACTAGCAAAGTTAAGAGTTTGAAATCCAAATAGTCTTTGAGTAAAAGGTTCGTTTTTTATAGCCTTGTATAAAAAATATTGCTCTGGTGATTGCTATAGAACGTTATCAGTTAATTATATCCAAGTTTCGTATGTGGTTGTTTTTAGGGTGTTCTGTTGAAGAGCGTCATTTTAAGCAGCCTGTTCTTATTTCAGTGACTTTTTCTTATAACGAAGTCCCGTCTGCTTGTTTATCCGACAAGCTTTCAGATGCTTGTTGTTATCTAGAGGTCACCTCTCTTATTGAAGAGATTGCGAATACAAAGCCTTATGCTTTAATAGAGCACCTGGCTAACGAGCTATTTGATAGCTTAGTGATATCTTTTGGAGATAAAGCCTCCAAGATAGATCTAGAGGTAGAAAAAGAACGGCCACCTGTTCCCAACCTATTAAATCCTATAAAATTTACAATTAGTAAAGAGCTATGTCCGAGCCCCGTTTTGTCTGCTTAAGTTTAGGATCAAATTTAGGAAATCGTTTTAAAAATCTACAGATTGCTCGTACTTTATTAGGCGAACAAGCTGTTTTAGGTCTACGTAGTTCGGTAATTCTAGAAACAGAAGCCTTGTTATTACCGGGATCTCCTCCAGAGTGGGACCTTCCTTATTTTAATTCGGTACTTGTAGGGGAAACCACCCTATCTTTGCGAGAACTACTGGTTACTATCAAACAGATAGAGAAGGTGGTAGGTAGAGCAGAGGAGTCGCCCCCATGGTCTCCTCGAACCATAGATGTAGATATTTTGCTTTATGGTGACGAGTCTTTTTGTTGTGATCACACCGAGATAACGATTCCTTTGTCCAATTTGTTATCACGTCCTTTTTTGATTGCTTTAATAGCATCTCTTTGTCCTTATCGTCGATTTTGCACTCAAGGTTCTCCTTATCACAACTTTACATTTGGAGAGTTGGCGCATCACCTTCCCTCACCTCCAGGGATGATTCGTAGGAGTTTATCTCCAGATACGATGTTGATGGGGGTGGTAAATGTGACTAACGACTCTATGTCTGATGGGGGCATGTTTTTAGATCCAGAAAAAGCAGTGGCTCAAGCTGAGAAGTTATTTACAGAGGGCGCTGCAGTTATAGATTTTGGAGCTCAAGCAACAAACCCTAAAGTAAAGCAGTTTTTATCTGTAGATCAAGAATGGGAGCGTCTGGAGCCTGTTTTAAGGTTGTTAAAAGAGACTTGGTCCAATAGAAAACAATATCCAATCATCTCTTTAGATACGTTTTATCCTGAAATTATTCTTAGGGCTATGGATATTTATCCGATCCAGTGGATTAATGATGTCTCTGGGGGATCACAGTCTATGGCTGAGGTCGCTAGGGATTGTGAGCTATCCTTGGTTATGAATCACTCGTCTTCGCTTCCTGTGGATCCTAAAAATATCTTGTCGTTTTCTGTCCCTATTGGAGAGCAACTGTTGAGCTGGGGTGAGAAGCAACTTAAGATGTTTTCTGATGTTGGTCTGAACGCAAATCAGGTGATTTTTGATCCCGGTATAGGTTTTGGGAAGGGGGCTGCGCAATCTTTGGCTACTTTGTATGAGATTGCGAAATTTAAGCGTTTGGGATGCCCTATCCTTATTGGACATTCTCGAAAATCGTTCTTATCTTTATTTGGTAATCATGATCCCAAGGATCGTGATTGGGAAACCGTAGGTCTATCTATACTCTTACAACAACAAGGTGTGGACTACTTGCGAGTGCATAATGTTGCTGCTCATCAAAAAGCTTTATCAGTAGCTGCTTGTGAAGCCTGTGCACCCATCTAATTTTGAAAATCCTCTAGGTGTCGAGATGTGTAAAAATAGAGGGGTCCGCGGGATCGTGGCTTGTGATCCTAGAGGGGTGATAGGTTTAGAAGGAAAGCTTCCTTGGCATTACCCTGAAGATCTCCAATTTTTTTCTGAAACCATACAAAAATTTCCTATTGTTATGGGAAGAAAGACTTGGGAAACACTTCCTAGGAAGTATTTTGTTGATAGAGCAGTCGTCGTGTTTTCTCATGAAAAACGACAGGGAGTGCACGGGGAGATCTGGGTAACTTCTTTAGAAGAATTCCTGCTCTTAGATCTTTCTTCGCCGACATTTTTAATCGGTGGTGGTGAGCTTTATTCTCTTTTCTTAGAAAATCAAATTGTTCGAGATTTTTTTATTTCTCATATCAAAAAAGAATATGCTGGTGATACATTTTTCCCTTTGTCCTTGCTAGAGACATGGACCAAAACTGTGCTTAGAGATACCCAAAAGATCACAACGTGTTACTATGAAAATCACCACAGTCAAAACACCAAAAATATATCCTTATGATGACCTATATTCTATTCTAGAGTCTTCATTGCCTAAGTTAAACGAACGCTCTATTGTTGTGATTACGTCTAAGATAGTCTCTTTATGTGAAGGTGCTGTTGTAGAACTTGAGAAGGTTTCTAAAGATGAATTAATAAAGCAAGAAGCAGATGCCTATGTTTTTGTAGAGAAATACGGCATATATCTAACTAAGAAGTGGGGGATACTCATTCCTTCAGCGGGGATTGACGAGTCCAATGTTGAAGGTTATTTTGTGTTGTATCCTAGGGATTTTTTGCTTTCCGTGAATACTCTAGGGGATTGGTTAAGGAATTTCTATCATCTCGAGCATTGCGGAATCATTATATCGGATAGTCATACGACTCCGTTGCGTCGGGGAACTATGGGTTTAGGCTTATGTTGGAATGGTTTTTTCCCTTTATATAATTATGTAGGAAAACCAGATTGTTTTGGTCGTGCTTTGAAGATGACTTATAGCAATTTATTAGATGGTTTATCGGCAGCTGCGGTTCTTTGTATGGGAGAGGGAGACGAGCAGACTCCCATTGCTATTATAGAGGAAGCTCCCAAGATTACCTTCCATTCTTCTCCAACTACATTACAAGATATGAGCACTTTAGCAATCGCTGAGGATGAAGATTTATATGGTCCTCTGCTACAATCTATGGCATGGGAAACTCCCGCACCAACCTCCTGAGGTATTATGACATCCTGGATAGAATTACTTGATAAGCAAATTGAAGATCAACATATGTTAAAGCACGAATTTTATCAGCGTTGGTCTGAAGGAAAGTTAGAAAAACAACAACTTCAAGCTTATGCCAAAGATTACTATTTACATATTAAAGCATTTCCTTGTTACCTTTCAGCGCTGCATGCTCGCTGTGATGACTTGCAGATTCGTAGACAAATTCTTGAGAATCTCATGGATGAAGAAGCTGGAAATCCTAATCACATAGATTTATGGAGACAGTTTGCTTTATCTCTTGGAGTTTCTGAAGAGGAGCTTGCCAATCATGAATTCAGTCAGGCTGCTCAAGATATGGTAGCGACATTTCGCCGCTTATGCGACATGCCACAACTTGCCGTGGGTTTAGGCGCTCTCTATACTTATGAGATTCAGATTCCTCAAGTCTGTGTAGAGAAAATCCGTGGTTTGAAAGAATATTTTGGAGTTTCTGCTCGAGGCTATGCATACTTTACTGTACATCAAGAAGCTGATATTAAACATGCCAGCGAAGAGAAAGAAATGCTACAAACTTTGGTAGGCAGAGAGAATCCTGATGCTGTTTTGCAAGGATCACAAGAAGTTTTAGATACTCTATGGAACTTTTTGAGCTCTTTTATTAATTCAACGGAGCCTTGTTCTTGTAAGTAGTATCTTGGCAGGTCTAGAATTTTTGGATCTTATTAGCTTAAAAAATAGGATCATGCATCTGTAAACAGAATCCCCCCTCCTAAAGTATTAGAAGGGGGGATTCTTTGTCTCAAGGTAATTTGTAGAATCTCTATGTTTTCTATTTAGAAATTACAATTTAAGCTTCTACTGTTTGAGCAGGAACTTCCTGAGGTGTTTCATTAGCATGAACAGAGGGAGTTTTATTCGCTGCAATTACATCGTAGATGCGCTTCTCAATTTCCTTAAAAAGCTTTCTATTACGTTTAAGTTCTTCACGAACAAATTCTCTTCCCTGTCCTAACTTCTTCTCTTGATAGTTGAACCAAGAACCTTTTTTCTCAATAATATTATATTCGACAGCAAGATCTAGGATACAACCTGCAGAAGAAATCCCTTCATTGAATAGGATGTCAAATTCTGCGATTCTGAATGGAGGAGCAAGTTTATTTTTAGCTACCTTCACTTTAATTCGATTTCCGATGTCAGAGTTATCACTGCCTTTTATTGAACCTATACGGCGAATATCTAATCGTATTGAAGAGTAGAATTTTAAGGCACGTCCTCCCGTAGTAGTTTCTGGGTTTCCGAAGCTAACACCGATTTTCTCTCGGATTTGGTTAATGAACACTGCACAGGTTTGGCTACGTGATAGGGTAGCGGTGAGCTTGCGTAATGCTTGAGACATCATACGAGCTTGTAGGCCTACGTGTACATCACCGATGTCTCCTTCGAGTTCGCTTTTAGGAACTAAAGCGGCTACAGAGTCAATAACGATAACATCGACAGCTCCTGAACGCGCGAGCAATTCTGCTATGCTTAATGCATCTTCACCACAGTCGGGTTGAGAAATCATAAGATCATCGATATTGACGCCAATAAGAGATGCATAACTAGGATCTAAAGCATGTTCAGCATCTATATAGGCAGCAACACCGCCCATTTTTTGAGCATTCGCGACAATATGGGTAGCTAGTGTCGTTTTCCCTGAGGATTCAGGACCAAAGATTTCGATCACCCGTCCTTTGGGGACCCCATGAATTCCAAGAGCTAAGTCTAAAGATAAAGCTCCTGTTTTGATGGTGGAGATTTCATGTGTGGCAGAGTGTCTTCCTAAACTCATGATGGACCCAGCGCCGAATTGCTTTTCAATATAAGCAACAGCAGCTTCTAGAGCCTTTTTTCTATCAGGTAAATTCATGTAAATGCTCCTCTTGGTTTCCATATTCCCCAGAGAATAGTTCTGTTTCTCTGAGAATCGAGAGAAATAGAGAAGTTCTTCTCATAGTTAGTTGAGAGATTTGGGGGTGGAAGGTTTTAGATGATGTGTATCATTCTGTATTGTTTTGCTCTCTATGCATACTTGAATTTGCCATGGCAGTCAAGGCAAAAAGTAACTTCAAGATGGCTTGTTATTTCTCAATAAATTTAAGAAAAGCACTAGAATACAAGGACCTTAGTTTCAGATAGTATATCTAAATTATGAAACTGAAAAAATAGATCTATTGGATGCCGAGATTCCTTTAACAAGGGAAACTATTTTCAAAAAATCAAAAGAACTTCTTCTTATTTCTAACATAAATAGATTTGGGAAAGGGGGATGTCATGACTTTCTTGGGGAAGTCTATCGATTTTTTGTTCGCAGTAGCCGATGCCGATGGTTCGTATAGAGGGATAGGGATGTTGTGCTAACCAGCGATCGTAGAAACCGTGACCATAACCAAGCCGATAGCCCTGCTGATCAAAGGCAAGGCCCGGAACGAGCACGTGGGTAATCTTATCACTCGAGATCGGTGTTTGTTTCGAGAAGGGATCTTTGGGATGCACAACGGAAATAAGATCGTCTATCGAGGGGATAAGAACAGGATAGAGGTTTTCCTGATCAATCTTGGGAAGAGCTAGGGTACATTTCTGGATAAGTATGCGATTTGCTTCTTGCATGTCTATTTCGTGATTGAAAGAGACAAAAGAGAGAACGACGCTCTCTTTAGAAAAGCTGCGAACGAAAGAGGCCACTGCAGAAGAGGCCTCATGCTTGCGTTCTTCAGAGAGATCCCTGCGTATAGAGATAAATAGTTTACGTAGTGCGGATTTCTCTATTTTAGGATCAGTCATAGGGAAGTTCTAGTTGAGCAAAGGTTTGCCGTCCTGATAGGGGATTTTTTTAGTAATAGTTCCCGCCGACGAGAAAAATACTGCAGTCCCACAACCACGATCTATTTTAGAGTAGGGATGACGGTCTCCAGGGCGGAAGTACTCTCCTTTAATTAGAAGATCATTATCATACTCTTCGGTCGCCATGATCTGTCCTTCAGGGTAGTAAATGGTCAGTAACCCGGATTTTTTGTTATTTACGAGTTCTTTACAACTTTCTAAGGTTCCTCCGGGATACCAAGTTTTTACTATCCCATTTAAAATTCCTTCATGCCAATTAAGAAGCAGCTTGGGTTTCCCTGTCTCAGGATAAAAGAAAAATTCTTCTCCGTGCTTCGCGCCTTGCAAAAGGTTATACGTTTGGACAATCTGTGTTCCGGAGTTGTCGAATCTGGTAACTTTTCCATAAGGTTTCCCTCGGTAAAATGCCCTAGTTTCTATAACGGCATACTTGCCGTAGATTGCTTGAATGCCGTTCCCTTCGTGTATAGTCGCATAGATTTCGTGAGTTTGAGGATCTAAGTACTCTGCTTTTAGGAGTCGTCCCTCATGATATTCTTCCCAGGCTAAAACATCTTCTTCGGAATCTTCGCTGTAGCGAATCGAAAGACCGTGTCTTTTGCCTTGTTGGTAATTCTGTTCTTTGAGCAGTTTCCCCGAAGATGTGTATGTCAGGAATTTACCTTGAGGAACTCCCTTATGATAGGGACACTCTTTCCAAATATTCCCATTAGTATGGTAATACACCGAAGATCCTTCGAGCAGCCCTTTTTCATAGACGATAGCGGCTTCTAAGATACCTTCATCATTATAGGCAAATGTAGTTTGATCAAATAGCCAGCCAGACTCTGCTGAGGGATG encodes:
- the recD gene encoding exodeoxyribonuclease V subunit alpha — its product is MHTEFAPFLEDLVHQQVISPLDIAFASKHISSDFEESFVFLAVSSALWRYGHPFLSLEENRIRPSLGGISETDLYRGFHNLPKEVRDKLFVVVSGRLYLRSLYTIRSKLLDKLSLLCSATPNYFPPSIDSSILSEEQNFIFNKITQGCFSIVSGGPGTGKTFLAAQLILSLVKQQPKLRIAIVSPTGKATSHIRQILMKYNIFDDMVLMQTVHHFLQEYAYRRYNSIDVLLVDEGSMVTFDLLYSLVQTLQGYEKDKKLYTSSLIILGDTNQLPPIGIGVGNPLQDLIGYFHENTFFLKTSHRAKTGVVDQLTQSVLRGEMISFSPLPSISSAIEVLKNRFVKSLRQSEARLCVLTPMRHGPWGVLNLNTMIHQRLARSDPDLRIPIMVTSRYETWGLFNGDTGLLCLKTQKLHFPQHEPIDSRALSQYVYNYVMSVHKSQGSEYDEVIVIIPKGSEVFGVSILYTAITRAKYRVSVWGDPETLHKIIKKSNY
- the rpsT gene encoding 30S ribosomal protein S20 codes for the protein MAPKKPNKKNVIQRRPSAEKRILTAQKRELINHSFKSKVKTIVKKFEASLKLDDTQATLSNLQSVYSVVDKAVKRGIFKDNKAARIKSKATLKVNARAS
- a CDS encoding RNA polymerase sigma factor, whose translation is MNTQNSQATEVSSEEESQKKLEELVALAKEQGFITYEEINEILPMSFDTPEQIDQVLIFLTGMDIQVLNQIDVERQKEKKKEAKELEGLARRTEGTPDDPVRMYLKEMGTVPLLTREEEVEISKRIEKAQVQIERIILRFRYSAKEAISIAHYLISGKERFDKIISEKEVEDKTHFLKLLPKLITLLKEEDTYLENLLLSLKQPDLSKQEAAKLNDSLEKCRIRTQAYLRCFHCRHNVTEDFGEVVFKAYDSFLHLEQQINDLKVRAERNKFAAAKLAAAKRKLYKREVAAGRTLEEFKKDVRMLQRWMDKSQEAKKEMVESNLRLVISIAKKYTNRGLSFLDLIQEGNMGLMKAVEKFEYRRGYKFSTYATWWIRQAVTRAIADQARTIRIPVHMIETINKVLRGAKKLMMETGKEPTPEELAEELGLTPDRVREIYKIAQHPISLQAEVGEGSESSFGDFLEDTAVESPAEATGYSMLKDKMKEVLKTLTDRERFVLIHRFGLLDGKPKTLEEVGSAFNVTRERIRQIEAKALRKMRHPIRSKQLRAFLDLLEEEKTGTSKVKSLKSK
- the folB gene encoding dihydroneopterin aldolase, encoding MIAIERYQLIISKFRMWLFLGCSVEERHFKQPVLISVTFSYNEVPSACLSDKLSDACCYLEVTSLIEEIANTKPYALIEHLANELFDSLVISFGDKASKIDLEVEKERPPVPNLLNPIKFTISKELCPSPVLSA
- the folP gene encoding dihydropteroate synthase, whose translation is MSEPRFVCLSLGSNLGNRFKNLQIARTLLGEQAVLGLRSSVILETEALLLPGSPPEWDLPYFNSVLVGETTLSLRELLVTIKQIEKVVGRAEESPPWSPRTIDVDILLYGDESFCCDHTEITIPLSNLLSRPFLIALIASLCPYRRFCTQGSPYHNFTFGELAHHLPSPPGMIRRSLSPDTMLMGVVNVTNDSMSDGGMFLDPEKAVAQAEKLFTEGAAVIDFGAQATNPKVKQFLSVDQEWERLEPVLRLLKETWSNRKQYPIISLDTFYPEIILRAMDIYPIQWINDVSGGSQSMAEVARDCELSLVMNHSSSLPVDPKNILSFSVPIGEQLLSWGEKQLKMFSDVGLNANQVIFDPGIGFGKGAAQSLATLYEIAKFKRLGCPILIGHSRKSFLSLFGNHDPKDRDWETVGLSILLQQQGVDYLRVHNVAAHQKALSVAACEACAPI
- a CDS encoding dihydrofolate reductase, with protein sequence MCKNRGVRGIVACDPRGVIGLEGKLPWHYPEDLQFFSETIQKFPIVMGRKTWETLPRKYFVDRAVVVFSHEKRQGVHGEIWVTSLEEFLLLDLSSPTFLIGGGELYSLFLENQIVRDFFISHIKKEYAGDTFFPLSLLETWTKTVLRDTQKITTCYYENHHSQNTKNISL
- a CDS encoding putative folate metabolism gamma-glutamate ligase — protein: MKITTVKTPKIYPYDDLYSILESSLPKLNERSIVVITSKIVSLCEGAVVELEKVSKDELIKQEADAYVFVEKYGIYLTKKWGILIPSAGIDESNVEGYFVLYPRDFLLSVNTLGDWLRNFYHLEHCGIIISDSHTTPLRRGTMGLGLCWNGFFPLYNYVGKPDCFGRALKMTYSNLLDGLSAAAVLCMGEGDEQTPIAIIEEAPKITFHSSPTTLQDMSTLAIAEDEDLYGPLLQSMAWETPAPTS
- a CDS encoding CADD family putative folate metabolism protein, with product MTSWIELLDKQIEDQHMLKHEFYQRWSEGKLEKQQLQAYAKDYYLHIKAFPCYLSALHARCDDLQIRRQILENLMDEEAGNPNHIDLWRQFALSLGVSEEELANHEFSQAAQDMVATFRRLCDMPQLAVGLGALYTYEIQIPQVCVEKIRGLKEYFGVSARGYAYFTVHQEADIKHASEEKEMLQTLVGRENPDAVLQGSQEVLDTLWNFLSSFINSTEPCSCK